The following DNA comes from Quercus robur chromosome 1, dhQueRobu3.1, whole genome shotgun sequence.
ttaaagacgcgcttcggataaccaaatggcataaacgcatcgtgcgcaaattaaggggaaTATCTCGTAGACCGGTATATTCCCTGGGCAGAtgaagagtcgccagcgtcagtcaagggctgaattaaatgagccataataaaggctcggtattaccaaaacccccctctccaaccaggaggtcggacagcagggttttgaggggctattgtggggcccaataatttatgggtcaggtccATTTGCTCGTTggaagtccaaaggcccaagccaaagaaagctacggcccaagctcaataacataaagcccaaatggcccggagatgttgccaaggacagttcagtcctcggcagacccaaaattccaccaaagaagaggggcaaaaacggtataggaccagactggaaaggagatctaaaatatctcgggaaagctgccctcattacccttcccagataagactcagCATCCAACGgagccggattcttcggctttatcaaccatccccaataattctgggattagactgacgggacaaatatcagtcttgtaaaagttgaccctacacgtggacgaaggacagcgaacgcaggctagtataaaagagaaagtaagtaatctggataagAGGGGGGGGGAACGATGGACAAGAAACTGGGGATTCCCATCCCACctcgaggagaaagactccatggGTGAGAACCACTTAAAGATGTATGCATACCATAAAAAATCACCGTCGGATAACCGGAGGAAGACCGTAATgatcctcggactaagtccgaggagttcAACCCCTCATGATGTAAtgctatagggcttaaatgttCAAGTCCAACTCCTATTTTCCACATAAATTCCTCAAAAATCAagaccggaccatcgccccgtgatcaaaggcaagcctttcaagcccactctctacaaatcatattgtgagggatctttcacgtacgagcccaacgtcattatTGGGCTGTTAaagaaatcgtgtccctacaacacccctaaagtttagagtgtttggattttacatcttaaaatttcaaaatttgaattctatCCCTATTATGTTTCTATCAACAATCTCTCCatctatattttttgttaagtgtCACATAAGCTTGCGACGCGTGTTTATTTTgtccaataaaaatattcaacttcatttttattatatcatgtcattttttattatttaattttttaggctACAAAAGTGATGTGGTATCATTTTAATGGACAAACTAAATACATGTGACAAATTTATGTGGTACTGTAACCGAAAATATGGACGAGATGGTTGCTTatgcaaacaaaataaaacttcGAACAAgcaaaatctaaattctaaaatttcaaaatataaaatccaaacatctaCTAAACTTTAAAgatatagtttatattttagcccaaaatttaatttttaatatttctaacattactcaaataaaaaatacatggTGCGCAGGTTCAAGGCAAAGTGGTTACCCTTCCTCATAATATTACTAAATAAACAGAAATAAACAGTAGacacacaataatttttacatCAATTATGTTAGCATGCTTAGATCTTCCACCCAGTATCATTTCATATCATATGAATTGACATTCACAACTCCACCGCTTCCCATATTTGTGATTgagaaatattatatattttcacaatttacaattattttcaaAGAGCACTGTTAACATGATAacagtatataaaaaaattagagtacgTGAAGCAAACATGTGCAGCAATTTCAAAGAGCAAGCAATGGAGTACGTGAAGCAAGCCATACAGGAAGACAGTGCCGGAAACTACGCCAAGGCTTTTCCTCTTTACATGAACGCTTTAGAGTATTTCAAGGCTCATCTCAAGTACGAGAAGGACCCTAAGATCAAGGAAGCCATTACTCAGAAGTTCCCCGAGTACCTCCGCCGCGCCGAGGAGATCCACGCCGTGCTCTATGACAGCGGCCCCGGCCCGGCCTCTAAGGGAGACGTAGTAgaagtaaaagtaaaagaagaacaagaagctGGTCCTGGGCCTGGGCCCACTTCCGCAGAGCAGATCAGAGCTGAATCGTCAAGTGGAGCGATTTGTGAGAGTCCAAACACGTACAGAATTTTCAAAGAGCAAGCAATAGAGTACGTGAAGCAAGCCGTACAGGAAGACAATGCCGGAAACTACGCCAAGGCCTTTCCTCTGTACATGAACGCCTTGGAGTACTTCAAGACTCATCTCAAGTACGAGAAGAACCCTAAGATCAAGGAAGCCATTACTCAGAAGTTTTCCGAGTACCTACGCCGCGCCGGGGAGATCCGCAGCGTGCTTGATGACTACTTCGGCCCTGGTCCGGCCACTAAGGGAGACGTAGATGAAGAACAAGAAGCTGGGCCTGGGCCCACTTCCGCAGAGCAGATCAGAGCTGAATTGGAGTCGTGGGGCATTGTGAGAGAGAAGCCCAAAGTCAAGTGGAGCGACGTTGCCGGACTCGATACTGCCAAGCAGGCCCTCCAGGAGGCCTTCATTTTGCCCCTCAAGTTCCCTCATTTCTTTATCGGTTAG
Coding sequences within:
- the LOC126721724 gene encoding protein SUPPRESSOR OF K(+) TRANSPORT GROWTH DEFECT 1-like isoform X1, with the protein product MITVYKKIRVREANMCSNFKEQAMEYVKQAIQEDSAGNYAKAFPLYMNALEYFKAHLKYEKDPKIKEAITQKFPEYLRRAEEIHAVLYDSGPGPASKGDVVEVKVKEEQEAGPGPGPTSAEQIRAESSSGAICESPNTYRIFKEQAIEYVKQAVQEDNAGNYAKAFPLYMNALEYFKTHLKYEKNPKIKEAITQKFSEYLRRAGEIRSVLDDYFGPGPATKGDVDEEQEAGPGPTSAEQIRAELESWGIVREKPKVKWSDVAGLDTAKQALQEAFILPLKFPHFFIGKRQPRSWRSFLLYGPPGCGMSYLAKAVANEVDSSTFFSVSSLDLVSKPMDEREKLVSNLFQMARESAPSIIFIDKIDSLCGQHEGGNESEASRHFKTELLAQMQGVGHNDQKVLILAATNTPYALDEAIRQCFDKRIYIPLPYDQARKHMFRVHLDGTPHNLEESDFESLAFWTEGFSGSDISVCFKGAMLEPVRKTRDVTFFVKNSSDIWIPCGPEQPGAVQITMLELAAQGHASKILPPPISNEDFMTVLARQRPAVSKSDLDVHERFTKEFGEEG